A genomic region of Flavobacteriales bacterium contains the following coding sequences:
- a CDS encoding maleylpyruvate isomerase N-terminal domain-containing protein produces the protein MKGYPKAEELFGVEKRSIPEAMTDFTQLSRTEWINLFENFNADLFDSVAGFTDHEWNRRSPYVGWRVRDVLVNITRAKVVNFHQLLDRALNDNEVAPKEFDTFLRGEREIMQYRDMPVHRLLDAFMLESERLMDRYRQMSDEEFMKPGWFFVGPMNVRGLLLTEFGDNVFHLRDMLQPNGKWQGLDASYTNPLTDWFMREYRPAHFRAEQAEGVTASILYRLSGVGGGAWTMIIEGQKCKVVKGIRQGYDVVIAADVEDLVALSLARSGTWPGGLVRGWQRFIGSQRQTDTVARILHYLAFLDAMINRKVRFGGDKKLGISINRKCFWHFYERTQMTSERIHRSRSMIQKVKV, from the coding sequence ATGAAAGGATATCCCAAAGCAGAGGAGTTGTTTGGTGTTGAAAAAAGATCAATCCCGGAAGCCATGACAGATTTTACACAACTTTCCAGAACCGAATGGATCAACCTGTTTGAAAATTTCAACGCTGACCTGTTTGATTCGGTTGCCGGTTTCACAGATCACGAATGGAACAGACGCTCGCCATATGTCGGATGGCGGGTTCGGGATGTGCTGGTGAATATCACCCGGGCCAAAGTGGTTAATTTTCACCAATTGTTAGACCGTGCGTTGAACGACAATGAAGTGGCACCTAAAGAATTTGATACATTCCTGAGGGGAGAAAGGGAAATTATGCAGTACCGCGACATGCCGGTTCATCGTTTACTTGATGCATTCATGCTGGAAAGTGAACGCCTGATGGACAGGTACCGGCAGATGTCGGATGAGGAGTTCATGAAACCCGGATGGTTTTTCGTAGGACCCATGAATGTAAGAGGTTTGCTGCTGACCGAGTTCGGTGATAATGTGTTTCATCTCCGGGATATGTTGCAGCCCAACGGGAAATGGCAGGGTCTGGATGCCAGCTATACCAACCCCCTCACCGATTGGTTTATGCGTGAATATCGCCCGGCTCATTTCCGGGCCGAACAAGCGGAAGGCGTAACAGCTAGCATCTTGTACCGGCTTTCCGGGGTAGGTGGTGGTGCATGGACCATGATCATTGAAGGTCAAAAATGTAAGGTGGTCAAGGGAATCAGACAAGGGTACGATGTGGTGATTGCTGCGGATGTGGAAGACCTTGTGGCGCTTTCCCTGGCGCGAAGCGGGACCTGGCCCGGTGGATTGGTCCGGGGGTGGCAACGTTTTATTGGAAGTCAGCGACAAACCGACACGGTTGCCAGAATACTTCATTACCTGGCATTCCTGGATGCCATGATCAACAGAAAAGTCCGGTTCGGTGGAGATAAGAAACTGGGGATATCCATTAACAGGAAGTGTTTCTGGCATTTTTATGAACGCACCCAAATGACCAGTGAACGTATACATCGGAGCAGGTCGATGATCCAAAAGGTAAAAGTTTAA
- a CDS encoding carboxypeptidase-like regulatory domain-containing protein produces the protein MRYALTVAFCFILFFTQVGLAQQTTQTVCGQVRDKDTRAVMPFAAVALYQDSVLIQGVQADPDGLYRMEEVPLGRYTLIVSFIGYQSEVIPGVMVNSGKEVILDVLMEESAVKLAEVVVTATENPGDALNQMSLVSSRAFSVDETGKYAGSRGDPARMASNFAGVQGSDDSSNDIIVRGNSPIGLLWRLEGVNIPNPNHFGVAGTSGGPVSILNNKLLSTSDFMTGAFPAEYGNTVSGVFDLRMRSGNDEKHEFSGQWGFLGTELLAEGPLPGKGRASYLVNYRYSTLAMFRYLGVRIGTDAVPYYQDGSFKLNFPTQKSGDFSLFGIGGLSHIDLVKSTVTDPNQVDIYGDADVDEYYSTGMGVLGANYTKSLGPKTYAKVTLSMSREHQRNSNERFIRHIDNGLFVLDSLYHVLGYNFYQDKYALSVFVNHKLSNQHVLKAGFISDHYCVDMADSTFDESLQKFITRLDYAGGMYLNQGFLQWQWKQSDKVTVTAGMHGQYLTLNNALAIEPRAGIKWKIKPTQSLSAGIGMHSQMMPTYLYFVHEYDAMGRVMMANRNTGFSRSNHYVVAYDNAVRKECRLKVEAYYQQLYKVPVEVNRSSYSILNEGTELNRFFPDSMMNKGRGRNMGVELTLERFFHDHWFGMITTSLYD, from the coding sequence ATGAGATATGCCCTTACGGTTGCCTTCTGTTTTATCCTGTTTTTCACACAGGTCGGGCTTGCACAACAAACCACGCAAACCGTTTGTGGACAGGTACGTGATAAAGATACCCGTGCTGTCATGCCGTTTGCTGCCGTGGCGCTATACCAGGATTCCGTTTTGATACAAGGTGTACAGGCGGATCCCGATGGATTGTATCGTATGGAAGAAGTTCCATTAGGCAGATATACCCTGATCGTGAGCTTTATCGGTTATCAATCGGAGGTGATCCCGGGCGTCATGGTTAACTCGGGAAAGGAAGTGATCCTGGATGTACTTATGGAAGAGTCTGCGGTAAAGCTGGCAGAGGTGGTTGTTACGGCTACAGAAAATCCCGGAGATGCGCTCAACCAGATGTCTTTGGTAAGTTCCCGCGCATTCTCTGTTGATGAAACCGGAAAGTACGCCGGAAGTCGCGGTGATCCGGCGCGTATGGCCAGTAACTTTGCCGGCGTGCAGGGATCTGATGATTCCTCCAATGATATTATCGTCAGGGGAAATTCGCCCATCGGACTGTTATGGCGGCTCGAAGGGGTGAATATTCCCAATCCCAATCATTTTGGCGTGGCAGGTACGTCCGGTGGACCGGTTTCCATTCTCAACAACAAATTGCTATCAACGTCAGACTTCATGACCGGCGCCTTCCCTGCCGAATACGGCAACACCGTTTCCGGGGTCTTTGATCTGCGTATGCGGTCAGGCAATGATGAAAAACATGAGTTCTCCGGTCAATGGGGTTTTCTGGGAACGGAGTTGTTGGCGGAAGGGCCTCTCCCGGGAAAAGGACGTGCATCCTACCTTGTAAACTACCGTTATTCCACGCTGGCAATGTTCCGTTATCTGGGCGTTCGCATAGGCACCGATGCAGTGCCATACTACCAGGATGGTTCTTTTAAACTCAACTTTCCCACGCAAAAGTCAGGGGATTTTTCTCTTTTCGGCATCGGTGGCCTCAGCCACATTGATCTGGTGAAAAGTACCGTGACTGACCCCAATCAAGTAGACATCTACGGCGATGCGGATGTAGATGAATACTACAGCACCGGTATGGGTGTGTTGGGCGCAAACTATACAAAATCATTGGGTCCGAAGACGTATGCGAAGGTAACCCTTTCCATGTCCAGGGAACACCAGAGAAATTCCAACGAACGCTTTATCCGGCATATTGACAATGGCTTGTTTGTATTGGATAGTTTATACCACGTGTTGGGTTATAATTTCTATCAGGACAAGTATGCACTTTCAGTATTTGTCAACCACAAACTCAGCAATCAACACGTACTAAAAGCAGGATTTATATCCGATCACTACTGCGTGGATATGGCCGACAGCACCTTTGACGAATCGCTACAGAAGTTCATCACCCGGCTGGATTATGCCGGGGGGATGTACCTGAACCAGGGGTTTCTTCAGTGGCAGTGGAAGCAGTCTGATAAGGTTACGGTTACTGCTGGAATGCATGGACAGTACCTTACACTGAATAATGCCCTTGCCATTGAACCAAGGGCGGGTATCAAGTGGAAGATCAAACCCACGCAGTCTTTGTCGGCAGGAATAGGCATGCACAGCCAGATGATGCCCACCTATTTATATTTTGTTCATGAGTATGATGCCATGGGTAGGGTGATGATGGCCAACAGGAATACCGGTTTTTCAAGAAGCAATCATTATGTGGTGGCTTATGATAATGCTGTACGTAAAGAGTGCAGATTAAAAGTGGAAGCTTATTACCAACAACTCTACAAAGTGCCTGTAGAAGTAAACAGATCATCGTACTCCATTCTGAATGAGGGTACGGAGTTGAACCGGTTCTTTCCGGACAGCATGATGAATAAAGGTAGAGGACGTAACATGGGTGTGGAGCTTACCCTGGAACGCTTCTTTCATGACCACTGGTTCGGGATGATCACCACGTCATTGTATGATTAG
- a CDS encoding carboxypeptidase-like regulatory domain-containing protein, producing the protein MPSRTLQLIKHILQCLAFIFCITLPTYAQVVNGYVLDENNTGIPGANIYIKNTETGTATDSKGRYFFRFENADSYELIYSVVGYKTKSIWVTVKPGESVRQDVWMEPEKIGLEEVVVTAKRKDPAYDIIRKVIQNKDRFSEQYQGIRYRQYCKANRILKESQEQENEKTNDDTADLRGQLMNDTLSADSVLTKYQPSVSVFERRVIIHRRPPHDFKEVVEAEKKSGNTHNLYEASPTRGEFNIYNNLILMEDVSETPFISPLSRLATISYRYKLESSDFDLDEELIYKIRVWPWKHGNSTLEGYLWIGAKSLSVIRLELSIEKGAMLWYDAFEVRQDFDWIRDTITLPVRTEYNYSVGKRNKSAFRGTTLVIRSDFEIDPVFKPRFFNNAIGEVLEGAREKDTTYWNLERPEPLTQDEQKSIFYHDSVKAYLTSDVYLDSLEREYNRVTLGKLVYHGQGRQIRKKKKGWYFGSLLDFVQPVRPGGVRVAPYVSYTKMFENKKFILVYPGVSYGFRNKDFKGSINSRIRYDAFHRGMININLYHDFTTIFPNDALLNQIRRSNFAEEDGLEVIHSREIFNGFYLGTYAFYKHTYPISDYEFGSLADKYVADNRPVDFEPFRSVVVSAWMGYTFKQKFIKEPKQKIVLGSKWPTIRFAYKKGLKGFWESNIDFDYAEAMITQRIQMGTLGTSNYSALIGKFLNQRKVPYVNHKILPRGDIYYSNPLATFQLLDSTLHLFNVFYELHYIHHFNGAMINNIPLVKKTRVYLVGGGGALYATDNNLRYIEGFAGIERVIRIQRQRIRLGVYGVLAESNQSFPKGNVKFSLEWFSNRRNEWNW; encoded by the coding sequence ATGCCTTCAAGAACGTTGCAGTTGATCAAACATATCTTACAATGCCTGGCCTTTATTTTTTGCATTACCCTGCCCACTTATGCCCAGGTGGTCAACGGATATGTGCTGGATGAGAACAACACCGGCATACCGGGAGCCAACATCTACATAAAAAATACAGAAACCGGCACCGCCACCGATTCAAAAGGGCGCTACTTCTTCCGGTTTGAAAATGCCGACAGCTATGAACTCATCTACTCGGTGGTTGGCTATAAGACAAAATCCATTTGGGTTACGGTTAAACCTGGAGAGTCGGTCCGACAGGATGTATGGATGGAACCTGAAAAGATCGGTCTGGAAGAAGTGGTGGTGACCGCAAAAAGAAAAGATCCGGCGTATGACATCATCCGGAAAGTTATTCAAAACAAGGACCGGTTCAGCGAACAATACCAGGGCATCCGTTACCGGCAGTACTGCAAAGCCAACCGGATATTAAAAGAATCACAGGAACAGGAGAACGAAAAGACAAATGACGACACGGCGGACCTGCGCGGACAACTTATGAATGACACACTATCCGCGGATAGTGTCCTCACAAAATACCAGCCATCAGTCAGTGTATTCGAACGTCGCGTAATCATCCACCGCAGGCCACCTCATGACTTCAAAGAGGTGGTGGAAGCTGAAAAAAAATCCGGAAACACCCACAACCTATATGAAGCCAGTCCTACCAGGGGTGAGTTCAACATTTACAATAACCTGATCCTGATGGAAGATGTTTCGGAAACACCATTCATCTCTCCCCTCAGTCGCCTGGCTACGATCAGCTACCGTTACAAACTGGAGTCCTCGGATTTTGATCTGGATGAAGAACTCATCTACAAGATCAGGGTCTGGCCCTGGAAACATGGGAACAGCACATTAGAGGGTTATCTATGGATAGGCGCCAAAAGCTTGTCCGTGATTCGCCTGGAATTGTCCATCGAGAAAGGCGCCATGCTTTGGTACGATGCTTTTGAGGTAAGACAAGATTTTGACTGGATCCGTGACACGATCACCCTGCCGGTTCGAACAGAATACAACTATTCCGTAGGAAAAAGAAACAAGTCGGCATTCCGTGGCACCACCCTGGTGATCCGGTCCGACTTTGAGATTGACCCTGTTTTCAAGCCTCGCTTCTTCAACAATGCCATTGGTGAGGTGCTGGAAGGCGCAAGGGAAAAAGACACCACTTATTGGAATCTCGAACGTCCTGAACCTTTGACCCAGGATGAACAAAAGAGCATCTTTTATCACGACAGTGTAAAAGCATACCTGACGAGCGACGTTTATCTGGACTCCCTCGAACGGGAATACAACAGGGTTACACTCGGTAAGCTGGTTTATCACGGACAAGGTCGTCAGATAAGAAAAAAGAAAAAGGGTTGGTATTTCGGCAGCCTGCTTGACTTTGTCCAGCCCGTCAGACCCGGTGGCGTAAGGGTCGCGCCCTATGTATCATACACCAAGATGTTCGAGAATAAAAAGTTCATCCTGGTATATCCGGGTGTGAGCTATGGCTTCCGAAATAAAGATTTTAAAGGTTCTATCAACTCCCGAATCCGTTATGACGCTTTCCACCGGGGAATGATCAACATCAATCTTTATCACGATTTCACTACCATTTTTCCCAATGATGCCCTCCTGAACCAAATACGCCGTTCCAACTTTGCGGAAGAAGACGGACTGGAGGTGATCCATTCGCGTGAAATATTCAATGGTTTTTATCTGGGCACTTATGCCTTTTACAAACACACGTATCCTATCAGCGATTACGAATTCGGAAGCCTGGCAGACAAATATGTCGCCGACAACAGGCCCGTTGACTTCGAGCCTTTCCGGTCAGTGGTGGTAAGCGCGTGGATGGGCTATACCTTTAAACAGAAATTTATCAAAGAACCCAAACAAAAGATCGTTCTGGGTTCCAAATGGCCAACCATACGTTTTGCCTACAAGAAAGGACTGAAAGGCTTCTGGGAAAGCAACATTGACTTTGACTATGCCGAGGCCATGATCACGCAACGCATCCAGATGGGAACTTTAGGAACTTCGAATTATTCTGCACTGATTGGCAAGTTTCTTAACCAACGCAAGGTTCCGTATGTCAATCATAAGATCCTGCCTCGCGGTGACATTTATTATTCCAATCCGCTGGCCACATTCCAGCTTCTTGACAGTACCCTTCATCTGTTCAATGTATTCTACGAGCTTCATTACATACACCACTTCAACGGGGCAATGATCAACAACATTCCTTTGGTGAAAAAAACACGGGTCTACCTTGTTGGCGGAGGTGGTGCATTGTATGCAACCGACAACAACCTCAGATACATTGAAGGGTTTGCAGGAATTGAGCGAGTCATCCGGATTCAACGCCAACGTATCCGTTTGGGCGTTTATGGTGTACTGGCCGAATCGAACCAATCCTTTCCGAAAGGCAATGTCAAGTTCTCCCTGGAATGGTTCAGTAACAGGAGAAATGAATGGAACTGGTAG
- a CDS encoding T9SS type A sorting domain-containing protein, with amino-acid sequence MKKLFFMLGTALLICSLPTVQAQHKTKNKSWIHGEQTPSQRITAGTDYTFSTSTGTYQDLSGATVVSAGDIWDDPEYVVPIGFPFQLYDQMTDSVYFAIDLGGSISTVVDPNTYEADYIIVPLYADLVDRGSLGSTPLSPISYKVDGNPGSRIFKLEWKNAGFYNEVDSLGTLNDFINFQVWLYEGSNDVEFRYGPSLVNNPELDYYTDSDSTAYGPLVGLSNYDFNNSYILDGPASNPTLVFVEDYLTGSPPDGIIYRFAKNATGVKESAASLNQVNVYPNPATSVVHFSFKEPLHQTTKLVLTDLTGRTVREVNNTHSRNISITTDELEPGIYLYQVTGNSQVVATGRVVIE; translated from the coding sequence ATGAAGAAGTTGTTTTTTATGCTTGGCACTGCGCTGTTAATATGCAGCCTGCCAACAGTACAGGCCCAACACAAAACAAAAAATAAAAGTTGGATTCACGGTGAACAAACACCATCACAACGTATCACTGCTGGAACCGACTACACATTCAGTACGTCTACCGGAACATACCAGGATCTCAGCGGTGCCACGGTTGTAAGCGCCGGTGATATTTGGGACGATCCCGAATACGTGGTTCCTATTGGATTTCCTTTCCAACTATATGATCAAATGACTGACTCCGTGTATTTCGCAATTGATCTGGGCGGATCAATATCAACAGTTGTTGACCCGAATACGTACGAGGCAGACTATATCATCGTACCGCTTTATGCAGACCTGGTAGACCGTGGCAGCCTGGGTAGTACACCCCTTTCTCCAATCAGCTATAAGGTGGATGGCAATCCCGGCAGTAGAATCTTCAAACTTGAATGGAAGAATGCCGGATTTTACAATGAGGTGGATTCCCTTGGAACTTTGAATGATTTCATCAATTTTCAGGTTTGGTTGTACGAAGGCTCCAACGATGTGGAGTTTCGGTATGGACCCAGCCTGGTAAACAATCCGGAACTGGACTATTATACCGATTCCGATTCAACAGCCTATGGTCCGTTGGTTGGCCTTAGCAATTATGACTTCAACAATTCCTATATTCTGGATGGCCCGGCAAGCAATCCAACATTGGTGTTTGTAGAAGACTATCTCACAGGATCACCACCCGATGGCATCATCTACCGCTTCGCGAAGAATGCAACAGGTGTAAAGGAAAGCGCCGCATCGCTTAATCAGGTAAACGTTTACCCGAACCCCGCGACTTCCGTTGTTCATTTCTCTTTTAAAGAACCTTTGCATCAAACCACCAAACTGGTTCTTACCGACCTGACCGGACGGACGGTTCGCGAGGTAAACAATACCCACAGTCGTAATATATCAATTACAACTGACGAACTGGAACCGGGAATTTATCTCTACCAGGTAACCGGAAACTCACAGGTCGTTGCGACCGGAAGGGTGGTTATTGAATAA
- the hemW gene encoding radical SAM family heme chaperone HemW, giving the protein MAGIYLHIPFCKQACHYCDFHFSTTRKNQRKMVDAMLAELRLRNPEWSYGPVETIYFGGGSPSLLTPGELADLMEAIQKDYGIRGDAEVTLEVNPDDVNTTSLRDWRSAGVNRLSIGVQSFDDHILKWMNRAHDGEQALASIHQAKDAGFENLTMDLIYGLPDMDNVAWGRAIQKFISLDIPHLSAYTLTIESGTVFGHRVKKGKMEVAVDTRVAAQMIMLYELMGSEGYEAYEVSNFAKDGMYAKHNTSYWQGVDYMGIGPSAHSLFGEVRSWNISNNNLYIKELLQEHRRPYTAENLTLYDRYNEYVMTRLRTQWGCNLIEIQSKFGESFLNIFQSELRQIDPHHFREQGGNIVLTPEGRCVSDHIASSLFASE; this is encoded by the coding sequence TTGGCAGGCATTTATCTCCACATTCCTTTCTGTAAGCAGGCGTGCCACTACTGTGATTTTCACTTTTCCACTACGCGTAAAAACCAGCGTAAAATGGTGGATGCCATGCTTGCGGAACTCAGGCTTCGCAATCCTGAATGGTCATACGGTCCTGTGGAAACAATTTATTTCGGAGGAGGAAGTCCGTCTTTGCTCACTCCCGGTGAACTGGCAGATCTGATGGAAGCAATCCAAAAAGATTACGGGATTAGGGGTGATGCGGAGGTGACGCTGGAAGTGAATCCTGACGATGTGAATACAACGAGCTTGCGAGACTGGAGGTCTGCCGGAGTCAACAGGCTGAGCATCGGGGTTCAATCTTTTGACGACCATATCCTGAAGTGGATGAACAGGGCTCACGACGGGGAGCAGGCACTTGCCTCTATTCACCAGGCAAAGGATGCTGGTTTTGAAAACCTGACTATGGATCTGATTTACGGCCTGCCCGATATGGATAATGTAGCGTGGGGACGAGCCATACAGAAATTCATATCACTTGATATCCCGCATTTGTCTGCATACACCCTTACAATAGAATCGGGAACCGTTTTCGGACACAGGGTGAAGAAAGGTAAAATGGAAGTGGCCGTGGATACCCGCGTGGCTGCTCAGATGATCATGCTTTATGAGCTGATGGGTAGTGAGGGATACGAGGCATATGAGGTATCAAACTTTGCAAAAGATGGGATGTATGCAAAGCACAATACATCCTATTGGCAGGGGGTGGATTATATGGGCATCGGCCCGTCGGCTCATTCATTGTTCGGCGAGGTCCGCAGTTGGAACATAAGCAACAACAATCTTTATATTAAAGAACTGCTTCAGGAACATCGCCGGCCTTACACTGCGGAGAATCTCACATTGTATGACAGGTACAATGAATACGTCATGACACGGTTACGAACCCAATGGGGTTGTAATCTCATTGAAATCCAAAGCAAATTTGGAGAAAGCTTTCTTAATATATTTCAAAGTGAATTGAGGCAAATTGACCCGCATCATTTCCGTGAACAAGGAGGCAATATTGTATTGACCCCAGAGGGTAGATGCGTTTCAGATCATATTGCATCCTCCCTTTTTGCCTCAGAATAG
- a CDS encoding Lrp/AsnC family transcriptional regulator, giving the protein MGSSIDKIDKTDLKILKILQENGRITNLSLSQEIGLSPAPTLERVKKLENAGVIESYHGVVNQSKVGLEIQAFIQVSLTRQVNNAIVNFKRQVQEIPEIMECYQVTGAADYVLKVVVPDIGAFEELISEKLSSMEEIGSMQTTVILSETKLTRTLPLNY; this is encoded by the coding sequence ATGGGTTCATCAATTGATAAGATCGATAAAACCGATCTGAAGATTCTAAAGATACTTCAGGAGAATGGACGGATCACCAATCTCAGCCTATCCCAGGAGATAGGTCTTTCCCCGGCTCCCACCCTGGAGCGGGTCAAAAAGCTTGAGAATGCCGGGGTAATAGAAAGTTATCACGGGGTGGTAAATCAGAGTAAGGTAGGTTTGGAGATCCAGGCATTTATCCAGGTCTCTCTGACCCGGCAGGTGAACAATGCCATCGTGAATTTCAAACGTCAGGTTCAGGAAATCCCCGAGATCATGGAATGTTATCAGGTGACAGGGGCGGCCGATTATGTTCTGAAAGTGGTTGTACCGGATATTGGTGCCTTTGAAGAACTGATCTCCGAAAAACTCAGCAGCATGGAGGAGATCGGTTCCATGCAAACCACGGTCATCCTTTCGGAGACCAAGCTTACCCGCACCCTACCATTGAATTATTAA